In the Ferribacterium limneticum genome, GTTGCCGACGAAGATTTGCTGTGAGGTTACGCCATGATGTTTGGCGATTGCAGCCTTGAGCAGGTCGGCATTCGGGTCCGGGTAGAGGCGCAGGCGCGCCGCGTCATCGCCGAGTTCCGCCTGAATCGCCGCCAGCACCTTGGGGGAGGGCGGGAACGGGTTTTCGTTGGTGTTCAGCTTGATCAGGTTGGTGATCTTGGGCTGCTCGCCCGGTACGTAGGGGGTGAGGTCGCGGACGACCTGGCTCCAGAAGCGACTCATGGGTTTTCACGAAAGGCGTAAAAGTAGGCCGAAATGGTATCATGGCCCTCCGTTAAAAGCCTTTTGCAGCCTTAAACCATGCGGCAAGCCGAAATCACTCGCAACACGCTGGAGACGCAGATCACCGTGCGCCTCAATCTCGATGGCACTGGTCAGGGCAAATTTGCCACCGGCGTCCCATTCCTTGACCACATGCTCGACCAGATCGCCCGTCATGGTCTGATCGACCTCGACATCGAGGCCAAAGGTGACCTGCACATCGATGCGCACCACACTGTCGAGGATATCGGCATCACCTTCGGCCAGGCGCTGGCCAAGGCCTGGGGCGACAAGAAGGGCCTGACCCGTTACGGCCATAGCTACGTGCCGCTCGACGAAGCCCTGTCGAGGGTGGTGATCGATCTTTCCGGTCGTCCGGGGCTGGAACTCAATGTTGAATTTACGCGTGCCGTCATTGGCCAGTTTGATGTCGACCTGGTCAGCGAATTCTTCCATGGCTTGGTCAACCACGCCGGGATGACGCTGCACATCGACAACCTGCGTGGCAAGAATGCCCACCATCAGGCCGAAACCATCTTCAAGGCCTTTGGCCGCGCCCTGCGCATGGCGGTGACGCCTGATCCGCGCATGGCCGGTGCCATGCCATCGACCAAGGGTTCGCTGTGACGGTGGCTGGCAAAACCATTGCCGTCATCGACTACGGCATGGGCAACCTGCGCTCGGTGTCGAAGGCGCTGGAGCACGTAGCCGGTGACAGGCAGGTTATCGTGACCGCTGACCCCGCTATCGTCGCTGCTGCCGAGCGCGTCGTATTTCCCGGTCAAGGGGCAATGCCAGACTGCATGCGCGAGCTGGATGCGCGAGGCTTGCGCGCCGCCGTGCTGGCCGCTGCGAAGGACAAGCCTTTTCTTGGCATCTGTGTCGGCGAGCAAATGCTGTTCGAGCATAGCGACGAAGGCAATGTTCCGGCGCTCGGTGTCTTTCCCGGCAACGTCAAACGTTTCCCGGATGAAAAGATGTATTTGCCGACCGGCGAACGCCTGAAAGTCCCGCACATGGGCTGGAACGAGGTGCGCCAGAAGCCGCATGCGCTGTGGAATGGCATTGCGGATGGCTCGCGCTTCTATTTTGTACACAGCTATTTTGTCGAGCCCGCCGATTCGGCGCTGGTGACGGGCACTTGCGAATATGGCGTGCCCTTTACCTGTGCAGTAGGGCGGGATAATATCTTCGCGGTTCAGTTCCACCCCGAGAAAAGCGCTCGCGACGGCCTGCAACTTCTGAAGAACTTCGTTGAGTGGCAACCCTGATTCGCTTCTGTCGAATTTAATCTCCTAGACTCCCATGCTGATTATTCCTGCGATTGACCTCAAGGACGGCCAATGCGTCCGTCTGAAGCAGGGCCTGATGGAACAGGCCACTGTTTTTTCCGATAGCCCGGCCGAACAGGCGCGTCACTGGCTGAACCAAGGGGCGCGTCGCCTGCATCTGGTCGACCTCAATGGCGCCTTTGCCGGCAAGCCGAAGAACGCGGCGGCGATCAAGGCCATCCTGGCTGAAGTTGGCGACCAGATTCCGGTCCAGCTCGGCGGCGGCATTCGCGATCTCGATACCATCGAAGCTTGTCTGGATGGCGGTCTTTCCTACGTCATTATCGGTACGGCGGCAGTCAAGAACCCTGGCTTCCTGCACGACGCCTGCGTCGCCTTTCCCGGCCACATCATCGTTGGCCTTGATGCCAAGGATGGCAAGGTCGCAACCGATGGCTGGTCCAAACTGACCGGTCACGATGTCGTCGATCTGGCCAAGAAGTACGAAGACTACGGCGTCGAGTCGATCATCTACACCGACATCGGCCGCGACGGCATGCTCTCTGGCTTGAATATCGACGCCACCGTGCGTCTGGCCCAGGCGCTGACCATTCCGGTAATTGCTTCCGGCGGCCTGACCAACTTTGACGACATTCGCGCCCTGTGCGCAGTTGAAGGTGAAGGCATCGTCGGCACCATCGCCGGTCGTGCGGTTTACGACGGCTCTCTCGACTTCAAGGCGGCGCAGGAACTCGCTGATCAGTTGGGCGCCTGATGCTCGCCAAACGCATCATCCCCTGCCTTGACGTCACGGCTGGCCGCGTCGTCAAGGGCACCAACTTTGTCGGTCTGCGCGACGCCGGCGACCCGATTGAAATCGCCCGTCGCTACAACGAGCAAGGCGCCGACGAGGTCACCTTCCTCGACATCACCGCTTCCAGCGACCAGCGCGACATCATCCTGCACATCATTGAAGCCTGCGCCGAACAGGTCTTCATTCCGCTAACCGTTGGTGGTGGCGTACGCAAGGTGGAAGACGTCCGTCGTCTGCTCAATGCCGGTGCTGACAAGGTGTCGATGAACACGGCGGCCGTACAGAATCCGGATCTCGTTTTCGATGCCTCCAGCAAGGTTGGCTCGCAGTGCATTGTCGTCGCCATCGACGCCAAGCAGGTCGCACCCGGCCAATGGCATGTCTTCACCCATGGCGGCCGCAACGATACCGGCATGGATGCCATTGAATGGGCAAAGAAGGTCGATGCGCTGGGCGCTGGCGAAATCCTGCTGACCAGCATGGACCGCGACGGCACCAAGAACGGTTTCGACCTGGCGCTGACCCGTGCCGTGTCCGATGCCGTAAAGATTCCGGTCATCGCCTCGGGTGGCGTCGGCAACCTGCAGCATCTGGCTGATGGCGTCACCGAAGGCCGCGCCGATGCCGTGCTGGCTGCCTCCATTTTCCATTTCGGCGAATACACCGTGCGTCAGGCCAAGGAATACATGGCTGCCCGCGGCATCGAAGTCAGGCTGTGAGCGATCTCGACAATTCCCTGAACTGGCTGGAAGCGCTGAAGTGGGACGCCGACGGCATGATCCCGGCCATTGCCCAGGATGAAAACGGGCGTGTCGTGATGTTTGCCTACATGAACCGCGAGTCGCTTCAGGAAACGCTTAGCTGTGGCAACGCGGTATACTGGTCGCGTTCGAGAAAGCGTCTGTGGCGCAAAGGTGAAGAGTCGGGCCATTTTCAGAAGATCAAGGCCATCCGCACTGATTGCGACGGTGACGTCTTGCTGCTGAGCATTGAACAAGTGGGCGGGATTGCCTGTCATACCGGCCGCGAAAGCTGTTTTTTCAATGAATTGAACGGGGACCGCTGGGTTCCTGCTGATCCGGTTCTGAAAGACCCGAAGGAAATTTACAAATGAGTACCCATGACATCCTGCACCGCCTCTCCGAGACGCTGGCTTCCCGTCGCCATGCCGACCCGGAAAAGTCTTATACCGCCAAGCTGTTTTCCGAGGGGCCGGATTCGATTCTGAAAAAGATCGGTGAGGAATGTGCCGAACTGATCATGGCGGCCAAGGATGGCAAGCGTCTGAACATTGTCTGGGAATCGACCGACGTGATCTATCACGTGCTGGTCCTGCTCGCTTTCTACGGCTTGAGCATCGAGGACGTTTCGCAGGAAATGCGCCGTCGCGAGGGCATTTCCGGCATCGACGAGAAGGCTTCACGGGGCACCAAGTGAGCGATTGCATCTTCTGCAAGATCGTCGAGGGCAAGATTCCTGCTGCGAAAGTCTATGAGGACGAGGACATTCTCGCCTTCAACGACATCAACCCGGCGCGCCCGGTTCATGTGCTCGTAATCCCGAAGCGGCACATTACGTCCTTGGCGACGGCGAGTGCCGATGACACGCCGGTGCTTGGCAGGATTCTGGCCAAGGCCAACGAAATCGCAGTCGCGCAAGGCAGCCCGGACGGTTTCCGGGTAATCATCAACACAGGACGTGTGGGGCAGCAGGAAGTGCCGCACCTGCACGCGCACATCGTGGGTGGACCGGACCCGGTCGGCCCCATGCTCAAACGCATCTAGGAGACAAACCATGGGCAGTTTTTCCATTTGGCACTGGCTGATCGTTCTGGTCATCGTCATGCTTATTTTCGGCACCAAGAAGCTGCGCAACGTCGGCCAGGATCTGGGCGGCGCGGTCAAGGGTTTCAAGGACGGCATGAAAGACGCCAATGCCGACAAGGCAGCCGAAGAGGCTCAACCAACCCAGCAGGTTGGTGGCCAGACCATCGACGTCGAAGTCAAGGAAAAAACGAAGAGCTAGTGTTCAGTCGTTAGTCGATAGTTGCTAGTCGCTAGCAATGGCCGGCTAACAGCTAATAACTAACTACTAACAACTATGTTTGATATCGGCTTTTCCGAATTGATGGTGATCGGCATCGTGGCGCTGATCGTCATCGGCCCCGAGCGCCTGCCCAAGGTGGCACGCACGCTCGGGCATTTGCTCGGCCGCGCCCAGCGTTATGTCAGTGACGTGAAGTCCGACATCAACCGCGAAATGCAGCTTGATGAACTCAAGAAGCTGCAGACGCAGGTGACCGATTCGGCGCGCGCCATGGAGGCCTCGGTGCGCAGCGAATACGAAACTGCGCGCAGCGCCATCGAGGCACCGGCCAAGGAGGCCGTGGCCGAACTCAATGAAACCGCGAAGCTGGCTGAAGGCTTGCCGACCATCGACACCACCGGCAAACCACTGGCATGAGTGAAGCACCCGAAGACTCGTTTATCTCGCATTTGGTCGAATTGCGCGACCGCCTGATGCGCAGCCTGATCGCCGTTGCGGCCATTCTCGGCATCCTGTGTCTTTACCCGGGGCCGGGCGAAATCTACGACATCCTCGCTGCGCCGCTGACCAGTGCATTGCCGGAAGGCACCAAGATGGTCGCGATTGGCGTCATCACGCCGTTCATGGTGCCGCTGAAGGTCACAGCGATGGTCGCCTTCATATTGGCGCTACCGTTCATTCTTTACCAGGCCTGGGCCTTCATTGCACCGGGCCTCTATGCCCATGAAAAGCGCCTGGGTATTCCCCTGATCATTTCCAGCACGCTGTTGTTCGTGGCTGGCATGTCCTTCTGCTACTTCTTCGTCTTCGGGCAGGTGTTCGGCTTCATTAACAGCTTTGCCCCGAAGAGCATTACGCCGGCGCCAGATATCGAGGCTTACCTGTCGTTCGTGATGACCATGTTCCTGGCTTTCGGTATCGCTTTCGAGGTGCCGGTGGCCCTGGTGGTGCTGGTCAAGCTCGGTGTGGTGACGGTCGAGAAACTGAAGGAATGGCGTTCCTACTTCATCGTTGGTGCCTTTGTCGTCGCTGCCGTGGTCACGCCGCCGGATGTGGTTTCTCAACTCGCGCTGGCCATCCCGATGTGCCTGCTTTACGAGCTGGGTATTCTGGCCGCGCGCTTCGTCTCGGTCCGTGCCCCGGTTGAAGCGCCGGTTGAGGCTCCTGCGGAAAACACCGCAGACATGGATGCCGAAATGGCCAAGGCGGAAGAAGACTTCCGCAAGCTGTCAGACCGCTGATCAGCCAATCAGGCCGGTTTTTTGACCGGCCCCGGACGCGTCGGCAAGGTCTTGATCGGCGCGCCTTCCTCGAACCACCAGAGCGTTCCCGGCGGCATGTCGGTCCAGGCTTCGTTGTCGGTCAGCGGTAGCGTGGCAATGACGGCGACGCGATCGTTTGGCGAGGTGACATCGCTGAAATCGACGGTCACGTCCTGATCTTTCAGATGCGCCTGGGCGAACGGCGCCTGGCGAACGATGTGGCTCAGTTTGGTCGAGGCATGGGCGAACAGGCAGTCGCCATTCGAGAGCAGGAAATTGAATTCGCCGTGCCGGGAAATTTCCAGCGTCAGCGTGTGAACGGCGTCGAACAAGGCGCCGCGTTCCGGTGTCTCGCTGCCAAAGCGGCGGCGCAGTTCCTGCAGCAGCCAGCAGAAGGCGCGCTCGCTGTCGGTCAGGCCGACGGGGACGAAACTGCCGTCCAGTTGCGGTGTGAAGTCGAACAGGTTGCCGTTATGGGCAAAAATCCAGTACCGCCCCCACAGTTCGCGCATGAAGGGATGGGTGTTTTCCAGTCCGACCGAACCTTGGGTTGCCTTGCGGATATGGGCAATGACGTTCTTCGAACGGATCGGGTAGTGGCGTACCAGTTCGGCGACTGGTGAGGTGCTGGAGGGCTGCGGGTCAAGGAACAGGCGGGTGCCCTTGCCTTCGAAGAAGGCGATGCCCCAGCCATCGGAGTGCACATCGGTACCGCCACCACGGGCCTGAAACCCGCTGAATGAAAAGCAGATGTCCGTCGGGACATTGCAATTCATTCCTAGCAACTGGCACATCGCTTACTCCTGTTCGGCCCGCATGGCCGGGCGCTTGCCGATCTTGACCTGGAGCTCGACGATGTTCTTGTCGCGGCGCAGGCGGAAGGCGGAGCGTTCATCCGGGGTCAGCGCGGCGATCAGGTCGAGCATGACCTGCGGATCCTTGACTGGCTTACCATTGACCGAGAGCAGCACATCGCCGGGGCGGATGCCGGCCACGTCGGCCGGGCTGCCGCGCACGACGCCGGCAATCAGCGAGCCATCGGTGTCAGGCAGGCCGAACGATTCGGCCAGTTCTGGGGTGATTTCCTGGGCTTCGACGCCGATCCAGCCACGAGTCACAGTACCGGTACGGATGATCTGCTCCATGATGCTGCGGGCGCTGGACACCGGGATGGCGAAGCCGATGCCCAGCGAGCCGCCGGTACGCGAGTAGATGGCGGAGTTGATGCCGACCAGGTTGCCGTGGATGTCGATCAGGGCACCGCCGGAGTTGCCGGGATTGATCGCCGCATCGGTCTGGATGAAATTCTCGAAGGTGTTGATGCCGAGGTGCGAGCGGCCAAGGGCGGAGACGATGCCCATGGTGACTGTCTGGCCGACGCCGAAGGGGTTGCCGATGGCGAGCACGACATCGCCGACGCGCAGGCTGTCCATCTGGCCGAAGGTAATGGCCGGCAGCTTTTCGGCCTTGATCTGCAGGATGGCGAGGTCGGATTCGGGGTCGCTGCCGACGATCCTGGCCTTGTAGGTTTTGGTGTCGTTGAGCGAGACCTGGATGTCGTCGGCTCCTTCGATGACATGGTAGTTGGTCAGGATGTAACCATTGGCGCTGACGATGACGCCGGAGCCGAGGCCGGAGTTGCGCTGCGGCTGGCCTTCCGGGCGGTCGCCGAAGAAGTGGCGGAAAATCGGGTCATCGAACAGCGGGTGGCGTTGCTGCTTGATGGCTTGCGTGGTGTAGATATGGACGACCGAAGGCAGCGCCGCCCGGGCGGCATCGCGATAGGAGCCAGGGGTGCTCTTGATGTCGTCGCCGGTGAGCGGCGCTTCCTGGAGTGCAACGACGCCTGGGCGCTGCGGCAGCCATTCCGGTTTTAGTGTGGAAACGACGAACAGAACGGCGAGCGCAACGGTCGCCGTTTGTGCAAAAATCAGCCACAACCTCTGCATTGGAAATTGTCTCGATGAAGCGTGAAGAATTGGTGGGCTATCTGGATGGGCTGCTGGCGCCCGGAAGGTTCCGGGATTATTGCCCAAACGGACTGCAAGTGGAAGGTCGTGCCGAGATCACCCGTATCGTGGCTGGTGTCTCGGCCAGTCAGGAATTGCTGGACGCCGCGGTCGAGCGTCATGCCGATGCCATTCTGGTGCACCACGGCTATTTCTGGAAAGGCGAGGATGGCCGGGTGACAGGCATCCGGCGCAAGCGGCTGGCCAGTCTGTTGGGCAGTGACATCAACCTGCTGGCCTATCACCTGCCGCTGGATGCACACCCGGAACTGGGCAACAACGCCCAATTGGCGCGCCTTTTGGGCTTTGTGCCCGAGGGGCGTTTCGGTGAGCAGGATATTGCCTGGCTGGGCGCGTTGGCCGAGCCTTGTGATTTGGCTTCGCTGGCGGCCAGGGCGGCGGGTGTTCTTGGTCGGCAGCCGCTGGTGATTGCTGGTGACGATCGGCCGATTCGACGTATCGGCTGGTGTTCGGGCGGGGCGCAAGGCTACTTCGAGTCGGCCATCGCGCTCGGCGTCGATGCTTATCTGTCTGGCGAGATTTCAGAGCAGACGGTGCATCTGGCCCGGGAGAGTGGTGTGGCTTATCTGGCGGCTGGCCATCACGCTACCGAGCGTTACGGGGTGCAGGCGCTGGCCGGGCATCTGGCGCAGCAGTTCGGCATCGCCTGCGAATTCGTCGATCTCGACAATCCGGTTTGAGCCTCTCAGCCCTGCCGTTTCAAAGCGTAAGCATCTTCCAGGATGGCCATGAGCAGGGCGATTTCCTCGACAACTTCAAGGGGGAAACCATTGCGCTGCCCGGCTCGCGTGTCATGGACGAGGCTTAACAGATAATCGAGGCAGGCTTGGGTGCCCCAGCGAGCGCCTGCCTTCTGTATAACGTGAGGGTAATCCTCCAGGGACTTCAGGCCGGATATCGGCGTGCCGGAATCGTTCCAGGCCGGAATGCTGGCGTTGAACCGACTACGCATTTTTTCGGCCAGAGCCTCGAACTCCTGGCGCATGCCGCCCCGGCGATAGAGGTCGAGCAGCA is a window encoding:
- the hisB gene encoding imidazoleglycerol-phosphate dehydratase HisB, which translates into the protein MRQAEITRNTLETQITVRLNLDGTGQGKFATGVPFLDHMLDQIARHGLIDLDIEAKGDLHIDAHHTVEDIGITFGQALAKAWGDKKGLTRYGHSYVPLDEALSRVVIDLSGRPGLELNVEFTRAVIGQFDVDLVSEFFHGLVNHAGMTLHIDNLRGKNAHHQAETIFKAFGRALRMAVTPDPRMAGAMPSTKGSL
- the hisH gene encoding imidazole glycerol phosphate synthase subunit HisH — protein: MGNLRSVSKALEHVAGDRQVIVTADPAIVAAAERVVFPGQGAMPDCMRELDARGLRAAVLAAAKDKPFLGICVGEQMLFEHSDEGNVPALGVFPGNVKRFPDEKMYLPTGERLKVPHMGWNEVRQKPHALWNGIADGSRFYFVHSYFVEPADSALVTGTCEYGVPFTCAVGRDNIFAVQFHPEKSARDGLQLLKNFVEWQP
- the hisA gene encoding 1-(5-phosphoribosyl)-5-[(5-phosphoribosylamino)methylideneamino]imidazole-4-carboxamide isomerase, with the translated sequence MLIIPAIDLKDGQCVRLKQGLMEQATVFSDSPAEQARHWLNQGARRLHLVDLNGAFAGKPKNAAAIKAILAEVGDQIPVQLGGGIRDLDTIEACLDGGLSYVIIGTAAVKNPGFLHDACVAFPGHIIVGLDAKDGKVATDGWSKLTGHDVVDLAKKYEDYGVESIIYTDIGRDGMLSGLNIDATVRLAQALTIPVIASGGLTNFDDIRALCAVEGEGIVGTIAGRAVYDGSLDFKAAQELADQLGA
- the hisF gene encoding imidazole glycerol phosphate synthase subunit HisF → MLAKRIIPCLDVTAGRVVKGTNFVGLRDAGDPIEIARRYNEQGADEVTFLDITASSDQRDIILHIIEACAEQVFIPLTVGGGVRKVEDVRRLLNAGADKVSMNTAAVQNPDLVFDASSKVGSQCIVVAIDAKQVAPGQWHVFTHGGRNDTGMDAIEWAKKVDALGAGEILLTSMDRDGTKNGFDLALTRAVSDAVKIPVIASGGVGNLQHLADGVTEGRADAVLAASIFHFGEYTVRQAKEYMAARGIEVRL
- the hisI gene encoding phosphoribosyl-AMP cyclohydrolase, which translates into the protein MIPAIAQDENGRVVMFAYMNRESLQETLSCGNAVYWSRSRKRLWRKGEESGHFQKIKAIRTDCDGDVLLLSIEQVGGIACHTGRESCFFNELNGDRWVPADPVLKDPKEIYK
- a CDS encoding phosphoribosyl-ATP diphosphatase → MSTHDILHRLSETLASRRHADPEKSYTAKLFSEGPDSILKKIGEECAELIMAAKDGKRLNIVWESTDVIYHVLVLLAFYGLSIEDVSQEMRRREGISGIDEKASRGTK
- a CDS encoding histidine triad nucleotide-binding protein — translated: MSDCIFCKIVEGKIPAAKVYEDEDILAFNDINPARPVHVLVIPKRHITSLATASADDTPVLGRILAKANEIAVAQGSPDGFRVIINTGRVGQQEVPHLHAHIVGGPDPVGPMLKRI
- the tatA gene encoding Sec-independent protein translocase subunit TatA, translated to MGSFSIWHWLIVLVIVMLIFGTKKLRNVGQDLGGAVKGFKDGMKDANADKAAEEAQPTQQVGGQTIDVEVKEKTKS
- the tatB gene encoding Sec-independent protein translocase protein TatB — its product is MFDIGFSELMVIGIVALIVIGPERLPKVARTLGHLLGRAQRYVSDVKSDINREMQLDELKKLQTQVTDSARAMEASVRSEYETARSAIEAPAKEAVAELNETAKLAEGLPTIDTTGKPLA
- the tatC gene encoding twin-arginine translocase subunit TatC, coding for MSEAPEDSFISHLVELRDRLMRSLIAVAAILGILCLYPGPGEIYDILAAPLTSALPEGTKMVAIGVITPFMVPLKVTAMVAFILALPFILYQAWAFIAPGLYAHEKRLGIPLIISSTLLFVAGMSFCYFFVFGQVFGFINSFAPKSITPAPDIEAYLSFVMTMFLAFGIAFEVPVALVVLVKLGVVTVEKLKEWRSYFIVGAFVVAAVVTPPDVVSQLALAIPMCLLYELGILAARFVSVRAPVEAPVEAPAENTADMDAEMAKAEEDFRKLSDR
- a CDS encoding class II glutamine amidotransferase, with translation MCQLLGMNCNVPTDICFSFSGFQARGGGTDVHSDGWGIAFFEGKGTRLFLDPQPSSTSPVAELVRHYPIRSKNVIAHIRKATQGSVGLENTHPFMRELWGRYWIFAHNGNLFDFTPQLDGSFVPVGLTDSERAFCWLLQELRRRFGSETPERGALFDAVHTLTLEISRHGEFNFLLSNGDCLFAHASTKLSHIVRQAPFAQAHLKDQDVTVDFSDVTSPNDRVAVIATLPLTDNEAWTDMPPGTLWWFEEGAPIKTLPTRPGPVKKPA
- a CDS encoding Do family serine endopeptidase, with amino-acid sequence MQRLWLIFAQTATVALAVLFVVSTLKPEWLPQRPGVVALQEAPLTGDDIKSTPGSYRDAARAALPSVVHIYTTQAIKQQRHPLFDDPIFRHFFGDRPEGQPQRNSGLGSGVIVSANGYILTNYHVIEGADDIQVSLNDTKTYKARIVGSDPESDLAILQIKAEKLPAITFGQMDSLRVGDVVLAIGNPFGVGQTVTMGIVSALGRSHLGINTFENFIQTDAAINPGNSGGALIDIHGNLVGINSAIYSRTGGSLGIGFAIPVSSARSIMEQIIRTGTVTRGWIGVEAQEITPELAESFGLPDTDGSLIAGVVRGSPADVAGIRPGDVLLSVNGKPVKDPQVMLDLIAALTPDERSAFRLRRDKNIVELQVKIGKRPAMRAEQE
- a CDS encoding Nif3-like dinuclear metal center hexameric protein — translated: MKREELVGYLDGLLAPGRFRDYCPNGLQVEGRAEITRIVAGVSASQELLDAAVERHADAILVHHGYFWKGEDGRVTGIRRKRLASLLGSDINLLAYHLPLDAHPELGNNAQLARLLGFVPEGRFGEQDIAWLGALAEPCDLASLAARAAGVLGRQPLVIAGDDRPIRRIGWCSGGAQGYFESAIALGVDAYLSGEISEQTVHLARESGVAYLAAGHHATERYGVQALAGHLAQQFGIACEFVDLDNPV